DNA from Hwangdonia lutea:
AACACCTAAGTACGATTGGCCTCTTAAAGTAGGTAAAAAATGGAAATATGAAAACAATTGGACTAGTCAAGACGGAACTACTGGTAGCCAAAGTCAGAATGCCGAAGTATTATCATACAAAGAAGAAACGGTAGAGGCCGGAACATATATGGCTTATACAATTAAATACGTTGGTAAAACTACCAATTCCAGAGGGTATAATGCAGATGAAACGGAAGTTTGGTTATATGCACCTGCTGTAAAAACATTCATAAAACTCACTCAAAATCAGGGTGATTTTCACTATGTGGAGGAACTCATCAAATATTCAAAATAATAGAATCATTTTATTAAAAATAGAAATCATTAATAATTCATCAATCAGAAAACGAACAATTATGACATCAATTAAAATGAAAACAATCAAAACACAAATGTTATTAAGAACAATTTATGTGGTCTTTGCATTAGTATCTAGCATAACATTTGCTCAAAACACTAATCTTGAATATAATAATTTAATAAGAGATGGCTGGAAGCTTTGCTTGGAAAAAAACTTCATAGAATCGGCAAAACTTTACGAAAAAGCCTTTAAACTAAACAACAAAGTACCTTTGAGTGACCGCTACAATGCCTCATGTATTTATGCACTATCTGGGAATAAAGATATGGCTTTTCATTATTTGTTTATTACTGCAAATGATTTGAAATGGGATGATTATAATCACTTAATTAATGATAGTGATTTAAAAGTTTTGCATTCAGATAAACGTTGGGAAGAATTAAAGGCTGTTGTATTAAAAAACAAGCAGGAAGTAGAAGCTCACTTTGACAAAGATTTGGTTGCTGTGTTAGATAAAATATATTTTGATGATCAAAGTACTCGAAATCAAATCCGTTCTATGGAAGAAAAATATGGACGAAATTCCAAAGAAATGGATGCATTTTGGCAAACAATTCTTAAAAAAGATTCTATTAATCTTATTAAGGTTAGTAAAATTCTAGATGAACGAGGATGGCCAAGTAAAGCATTAATAGGAAAGCGAGGAACTTCCACACTTTTTTTAGTTATACAGCACGCCAATCAAGAAGCTCAAGAAAAATATTTACCCTTAATTGAAAAAGCTGTAGCAGATAATAATCTTCCAAAACAGCAATACGCTATGTTTTATGATAGGCTACTTCTAAGAAGAGGCGAGAGACAAGTTTATGGAACGCAACTAGCCATTAATAATGAGAGTAAAACGCCTTATGTATTGCCATTAGAAGATCCAATCAATGTAGATACTCGCAGATTAGAAATGGGATTGAATACTATGCAAGAAAATTTAAATAGATGGAGCCTTACTTGGGATGCAGAAGCGTATCTTAAAGAACGACCAGCTATTGAAGCAAAAGAGAAAGAACTTAATAGTAAGAATAATAAAAATGATTAATAATTCAAGACTGTAAAGTAGGTAATATTATCATCAATCAATCATCAATCAAAAAACGAACAATTATGACATCAATTAAAATGAAAACAATCAAAACACAAACTTTATTAAGAACAATTTGTGTAGTCTTTGCATTTGTATCGAGTATAACATATGCACAAGATACAAATCAAGAATCAACAACAGTAAGAGATGGTTTTATCTTCGAATTTGTAGTGGGTGGAGGTATTATCAGTTTAGAAGATAGCGCAGGTATTCAAACGTTTGATAAATCT
Protein-coding regions in this window:
- a CDS encoding DUF6624 domain-containing protein; translation: MTSIKMKTIKTQMLLRTIYVVFALVSSITFAQNTNLEYNNLIRDGWKLCLEKNFIESAKLYEKAFKLNNKVPLSDRYNASCIYALSGNKDMAFHYLFITANDLKWDDYNHLINDSDLKVLHSDKRWEELKAVVLKNKQEVEAHFDKDLVAVLDKIYFDDQSTRNQIRSMEEKYGRNSKEMDAFWQTILKKDSINLIKVSKILDERGWPSKALIGKRGTSTLFLVIQHANQEAQEKYLPLIEKAVADNNLPKQQYAMFYDRLLLRRGERQVYGTQLAINNESKTPYVLPLEDPINVDTRRLEMGLNTMQENLNRWSLTWDAEAYLKERPAIEAKEKELNSKNNKND